Proteins encoded by one window of Xiphias gladius isolate SHS-SW01 ecotype Sanya breed wild chromosome 15, ASM1685928v1, whole genome shotgun sequence:
- the LOC120800610 gene encoding uncharacterized protein LOC120800610 isoform X1, producing the protein MFLKQQQKCNFPFETRAVLSTRYTIAFFPLGHIRGGPDSSTQQCRMCRISLCFYQVRGDLRLLERHEGDSVVFPCAVAQRHPAPFGVYLKRSLRHPSDVLFMYTESDFSVGNDDDRGRLSVSGDPGSHSLNVTVARLRASDTDRYHCEFVVNNPSSEDERVQGESEFFLLVTADGLGSVDIGLVETCAGGSAILPCLPPNGEGLAVEGVILKRQRGRAPVEMLYHSKHHHGGSSPPSSSSSSSSQFRTERVRLSSAPGPGGITYNLTLQQLQPDDSALYSCQLLVRGRSDTSSGLGRRVLFVSVQGGHCSCSGYSALLYALSSAVAALLLVLIGFVAVYKGRASHGVKSQHQAPIYEEMARMKPLTQKQAPHHLAETESSEYRNCPITKSCPENHYESPSGALCPRT; encoded by the exons ATGTTTCTCAAACAGCAACAGAAGTGTAACTTTCCCTTCGAAACGCGTGCAGTTCTTTCAACTAGGTATACAAtcgctttttttcctctgggcCACATACGGGGGGGTCCGGATTCTAGCACCCAGCAGTGCCGCATGTGTcgcatttctctttgtttctacCAAGTGCGCGGTGACCTGCGGCTCCTGGAGAGGCACGAGGGGGACTCTGTCGTCTTCCCTTGTGCGGTGGCGCAGAGACACCCCGCGCCCTTCGGCGTCTACCTGAAGCGAAGCCTGCGGCACCCGAGCGACGTGCTGTTCATGTACACCGAGAGCGACTTTAGTGTGGGCAACGACGACGACCGGGGCCGCCTGAGCGTCAGCGGAGACCCGGGCAGCCACTCTCTGAACGTGACCGTCGCCCGGCTGAGGGCCAGTGACACGGACCGCTACCACTGCGAGTTCGTCGTGAACAACCCTTCCTCCGAGGACGAACGGGTGCAGGGGGAGTCGGAGTTCTTCCTCCTCGTTACGGCCG ATGGCCTTGGGTCGGTGGACATAGGGTTGGTAGAGACATGTGCCGGGGGCTCAGCCATACTCCCCTGTCTCCCCCCAAACGGGGAAGGCTTGGCCGTGGAGGGGGTGATTCTGAAGCGGCAGAGGGGCCGGGCTCCTGTGGAGATGTTGTACCACTCAAAGCATCATCACGGCGGCAGCagccctccttcctcctcctcctcctcctcctctcagttcCGTACTGAGAGGGTCCGGCTGTCCTCGGCGCCCGGCCCTGGTGGCATCACCTACAATCTCaccctgcagcagctgcagccagaCGACAGTGCCCTGTACAGCTGCCAGTTGCTTGTGCGCGGCAGGTCTGACACCAGCAGCGGTCTAGGGAGACGAGtgctctttgtttctgtgcaaG GTGGCCATTGCAGCTGCTCCGGCTACTCCGCTCTGCTGTACGCTCTGTCCTCAGCTGTAGCCGctctcctcctcgtcctcatTGGATTCGTGGCAGTTTATAAA GGCAGAGCAAGCCACGGTGTCAAGTCACAACATCAGGCTCCCATCTACGAGGAGATGGCCAGGATGAAGCCTCTCACCCAAAAACAGGCCCCTCATCACCTGGCGGAAACAGAGTCTTCCGAGTACAGAAACTGCCCTATTACGAAATCCTGTCCTGAAAACCATTATGAAAGCCCGAGTGGGGCCCTCTGTCCCAGGACTTAG
- the LOC120800610 gene encoding uncharacterized protein LOC120800610 isoform X3 yields the protein MTGIQYLACLWTLFNTQTGLVRGDLRLLERHEGDSVVFPCAVAQRHPAPFGVYLKRSLRHPSDVLFMYTESDFSVGNDDDRGRLSVSGDPGSHSLNVTVARLRASDTDRYHCEFVVNNPSSEDERVQGESEFFLLVTADGLGSVDIGLVETCAGGSAILPCLPPNGEGLAVEGVILKRQRGRAPVEMLYHSKHHHGGSSPPSSSSSSSSQFRTERVRLSSAPGPGGITYNLTLQQLQPDDSALYSCQLLVRGRSDTSSGLGRRVLFVSVQGGHCSCSGYSALLYALSSAVAALLLVLIGFVAVYKGRASHGVKSQHQAPIYEEMARMKPLTQKQAPHHLAETESSEYRNCPITKSCPENHYESPSGALCPRT from the exons ATGACCGGGATCCAGTACCTGGCTTGTCTGTGGACTCTGTTCAACACCCAAACTGGTCTTG TGCGCGGTGACCTGCGGCTCCTGGAGAGGCACGAGGGGGACTCTGTCGTCTTCCCTTGTGCGGTGGCGCAGAGACACCCCGCGCCCTTCGGCGTCTACCTGAAGCGAAGCCTGCGGCACCCGAGCGACGTGCTGTTCATGTACACCGAGAGCGACTTTAGTGTGGGCAACGACGACGACCGGGGCCGCCTGAGCGTCAGCGGAGACCCGGGCAGCCACTCTCTGAACGTGACCGTCGCCCGGCTGAGGGCCAGTGACACGGACCGCTACCACTGCGAGTTCGTCGTGAACAACCCTTCCTCCGAGGACGAACGGGTGCAGGGGGAGTCGGAGTTCTTCCTCCTCGTTACGGCCG ATGGCCTTGGGTCGGTGGACATAGGGTTGGTAGAGACATGTGCCGGGGGCTCAGCCATACTCCCCTGTCTCCCCCCAAACGGGGAAGGCTTGGCCGTGGAGGGGGTGATTCTGAAGCGGCAGAGGGGCCGGGCTCCTGTGGAGATGTTGTACCACTCAAAGCATCATCACGGCGGCAGCagccctccttcctcctcctcctcctcctcctctcagttcCGTACTGAGAGGGTCCGGCTGTCCTCGGCGCCCGGCCCTGGTGGCATCACCTACAATCTCaccctgcagcagctgcagccagaCGACAGTGCCCTGTACAGCTGCCAGTTGCTTGTGCGCGGCAGGTCTGACACCAGCAGCGGTCTAGGGAGACGAGtgctctttgtttctgtgcaaG GTGGCCATTGCAGCTGCTCCGGCTACTCCGCTCTGCTGTACGCTCTGTCCTCAGCTGTAGCCGctctcctcctcgtcctcatTGGATTCGTGGCAGTTTATAAA GGCAGAGCAAGCCACGGTGTCAAGTCACAACATCAGGCTCCCATCTACGAGGAGATGGCCAGGATGAAGCCTCTCACCCAAAAACAGGCCCCTCATCACCTGGCGGAAACAGAGTCTTCCGAGTACAGAAACTGCCCTATTACGAAATCCTGTCCTGAAAACCATTATGAAAGCCCGAGTGGGGCCCTCTGTCCCAGGACTTAG
- the LOC120800610 gene encoding uncharacterized protein LOC120800610 isoform X2, whose amino-acid sequence MFLLPSTLPHQLAAKCFSNSNRSVTFPSKRVQFFQLVRGDLRLLERHEGDSVVFPCAVAQRHPAPFGVYLKRSLRHPSDVLFMYTESDFSVGNDDDRGRLSVSGDPGSHSLNVTVARLRASDTDRYHCEFVVNNPSSEDERVQGESEFFLLVTADGLGSVDIGLVETCAGGSAILPCLPPNGEGLAVEGVILKRQRGRAPVEMLYHSKHHHGGSSPPSSSSSSSSQFRTERVRLSSAPGPGGITYNLTLQQLQPDDSALYSCQLLVRGRSDTSSGLGRRVLFVSVQGGHCSCSGYSALLYALSSAVAALLLVLIGFVAVYKGRASHGVKSQHQAPIYEEMARMKPLTQKQAPHHLAETESSEYRNCPITKSCPENHYESPSGALCPRT is encoded by the exons ATGTTTTTGTTGCCCTCTACCCTACCACACCAATTAGCTGCAAAATGTTTCTCAAACAGCAACAGAAGTGTAACTTTCCCTTCGAAACGCGTGCAGTTCTTTCAACTAG TGCGCGGTGACCTGCGGCTCCTGGAGAGGCACGAGGGGGACTCTGTCGTCTTCCCTTGTGCGGTGGCGCAGAGACACCCCGCGCCCTTCGGCGTCTACCTGAAGCGAAGCCTGCGGCACCCGAGCGACGTGCTGTTCATGTACACCGAGAGCGACTTTAGTGTGGGCAACGACGACGACCGGGGCCGCCTGAGCGTCAGCGGAGACCCGGGCAGCCACTCTCTGAACGTGACCGTCGCCCGGCTGAGGGCCAGTGACACGGACCGCTACCACTGCGAGTTCGTCGTGAACAACCCTTCCTCCGAGGACGAACGGGTGCAGGGGGAGTCGGAGTTCTTCCTCCTCGTTACGGCCG ATGGCCTTGGGTCGGTGGACATAGGGTTGGTAGAGACATGTGCCGGGGGCTCAGCCATACTCCCCTGTCTCCCCCCAAACGGGGAAGGCTTGGCCGTGGAGGGGGTGATTCTGAAGCGGCAGAGGGGCCGGGCTCCTGTGGAGATGTTGTACCACTCAAAGCATCATCACGGCGGCAGCagccctccttcctcctcctcctcctcctcctctcagttcCGTACTGAGAGGGTCCGGCTGTCCTCGGCGCCCGGCCCTGGTGGCATCACCTACAATCTCaccctgcagcagctgcagccagaCGACAGTGCCCTGTACAGCTGCCAGTTGCTTGTGCGCGGCAGGTCTGACACCAGCAGCGGTCTAGGGAGACGAGtgctctttgtttctgtgcaaG GTGGCCATTGCAGCTGCTCCGGCTACTCCGCTCTGCTGTACGCTCTGTCCTCAGCTGTAGCCGctctcctcctcgtcctcatTGGATTCGTGGCAGTTTATAAA GGCAGAGCAAGCCACGGTGTCAAGTCACAACATCAGGCTCCCATCTACGAGGAGATGGCCAGGATGAAGCCTCTCACCCAAAAACAGGCCCCTCATCACCTGGCGGAAACAGAGTCTTCCGAGTACAGAAACTGCCCTATTACGAAATCCTGTCCTGAAAACCATTATGAAAGCCCGAGTGGGGCCCTCTGTCCCAGGACTTAG